A part of Aegilops tauschii subsp. strangulata cultivar AL8/78 chromosome 2, Aet v6.0, whole genome shotgun sequence genomic DNA contains:
- the LOC109758732 gene encoding uncharacterized protein, with product MDKTEARQVQRRASAYSIINNELIKRSSTGVFQRCVEQDKGIEILLDIHQGECGHQAASRSLVAKAFRHGFYWPMALEDAESLVLKCEGCQHFNKCSHQPTSALRTIPIAWPFAVWGLDMVGPFKTTGGSMPHLLFLQE from the coding sequence ATGGACAAGACCGAAGCCCGGCAAGTGCAGCGCCGGGCGTCTGcctacagcatcatcaacaacgagctcaTCAAACGCAGCTCCACCGGCGTGTTCCAGCGCTGCGTTGAGCAAGACAAGGGCATTGAGATCCTCCTCGATATACACCAGGGCGAGTGCGGGCACCAAGCCGCCTCGCggtccctggtggccaaggctttccgccatggtttctactggcccatGGCCCTCGAAGACGCTGAGTCTCTCGTCCTCAAGTGCGAGGGATGCCAGCACTTCAACAAGTGCAGCCACCAGCCGACGTCGGCACTCCGAACCATCCCGATcgcctggcccttcgcggtctggggactcgacatggtggggCCCTTCAAGACCACTGGAGGCAGCATGCCGCATTTGCTG